The proteins below come from a single Cricetulus griseus strain 17A/GY chromosome 6, alternate assembly CriGri-PICRH-1.0, whole genome shotgun sequence genomic window:
- the Rcn1 gene encoding reticulocalbin-1 isoform X2, whose amino-acid sequence MARGGRLGLALGLLLALALTLRAKPTVRKERVVRPDSELGERPPEDNQSFQYDHEAFLGKEDSKTFDQLSPDESKERLGKIVDRIDSDGDGLVTTEELKVWIKRVQKRYIYDNVAKVWKDYDRDKDERISWEEYKQATYGYYLGNPTEFQDSSDHHTFKKMLPRDERRFKASDLDGDLTATREEFTAFLHPEEFEHMKEIVVLETLEDIDKNGDGFVDQDEYIADMFSHEDNGPEPDWVLSEREQFNDFRDLNKDGKLDKDEIRHWILPQDYDHAQAEARHLVYESDKNKDEMLTKEEILDNWNMFVGSQATNYGEDLTKNHDEL is encoded by the exons ATGGCGCGCGGTGGCCGCCTGGGACTCGCCCTGGGGCTGCTGCTGGCGCTGGCGCTGACGCTGCGGGCCAAACCCACTGTGCGCAAGGAGCGCGTAGTGCGGCCCGACTCGGAGCTGGGCGAGCGACCGCCTGAGGACAACCAGAGCTTCCAGTACGATCACGAGGCCTTCCTGggcaaggaggactccaagaccTTCGATCAACTAAGCCCGGACGAGAGCAAGGAGAGGCTGGG gAAAATTGTTGATCGAATTGACAGTGATGGAGATGGTCTCGTCACCACCGAGGAGCTGAAAGTTTGGATCAAACGGGTACAGAAAAGATACATCTATGATAATGTCGCCAAAGTCTGGAAGGATTATGATAGGGACAAAGATGAAAGGATCTCCTGGGAAGAATACAAGCAGGCTACCTATGGCTACTACCTAG GAAACCCCACTGAATTCCAAGATAGTTCTGATCATCACACCTTTAAAAAGATGCTGCCACGGGATGAGAGACGGTTTAAGGCTTCAGACCTTGATGGCGACCTGACGGCTACTCGGGAGGAGTTCACTGCCTTTCTGCACCCAGAGGAGTTTGAACATATGAAGGAAATTGTAGTTTTG GAAACGCTGGAGGACATCGACAAGAACGGGGATGGCTTTGTGGACCAGGATGAGTACATTG CGGACATGTTTTCCCACGAGGACAACGGCCCTGAGCCAGACTGGGTTTTGTCCGAACGGGAGCAGTTCAATGATTTCCGAGATCTGAACAAGGATGGGAAGCTGGACAAGGATGAGATTCGCCACTGGATCCTCCCTCAGGACTATGACCACGCACAGGCTGAGGCCCGGCACCTGGTTTATGAGTCAGACAAAAACAAG GATGAGATGCTAACCAAGGAGGAGATTCTAGACAACTGGAACATGTTTGTGGGAAGCCAGGCTACCAATTACGGGGAAGATCTTACAAAAAACCACGATGAACTCTGA